A window of Halodesulfovibrio aestuarii DSM 17919 = ATCC 29578 contains these coding sequences:
- a CDS encoding nitroreductase family protein produces the protein MNVLEAIANRRSIRRFTTEVVSEENINTLLKAAMAAPSAGNEQPWQFIVIDDKKLLEKTAKLSPYIGMAAKSPLSIMVLGDRSVEKYPGNWMLDCSAAIQNLLLAAHSEGLGAVWCGLWPEEDRVNAARSLVNAPENVVPLAVIVLGHPDQDLQAQDRFDATRVHRNTW, from the coding sequence ATGAACGTACTTGAAGCTATTGCCAACCGCCGCTCCATACGCAGATTTACAACTGAAGTAGTCAGTGAAGAAAACATCAACACCCTCCTCAAAGCCGCCATGGCAGCCCCAAGTGCCGGTAACGAACAGCCTTGGCAATTCATTGTAATTGACGATAAAAAACTGCTTGAAAAAACTGCAAAGCTCAGTCCATATATCGGCATGGCTGCAAAATCTCCTCTATCCATAATGGTTCTAGGTGACCGCAGCGTAGAAAAATACCCCGGAAACTGGATGCTCGATTGCTCCGCAGCTATTCAGAACTTACTTCTTGCAGCGCATAGCGAAGGACTTGGCGCTGTGTGGTGCGGGTTATGGCCGGAAGAAGACCGCGTAAATGCAGCCCGCTCACTGGTTAATGCACCGGAGAACGTTGTGCCTCTCGCTGTTATTGTACTTGGACACCCTGATCAGGACTTGCAAGCTCAGGACAGATTCGATGCAACCCGTGTTCACAGAAACACATGGTAG
- a CDS encoding 2-amino-3,7-dideoxy-D-threo-hept-6-ulosonate synthase, whose protein sequence is MEIGKKIRMERIINRVTGRTIIVPMDHGVSVGPIDGLVDMRKAVSNIAEGGADAVLMHKGLVRCGHRAGGRDVGLIVHLSSSTSLSPTPNAKILTATVEDAIKHGADGVSVHVNLGDETESQMLADLGKVSAIANEWGIPLLAMMYARGKHIHNSYDATHIAHCARVAVELGADIVKVSYPGDIDSFSHVVEACCVPVVIAGGEKMNSTREFITMVHDSVRAGGAGLSVGRNVFQHKNSAMLVKALRGVVHEDWDVEQAMELVGND, encoded by the coding sequence ATGGAAATTGGCAAGAAGATCCGCATGGAGCGCATCATCAACAGAGTCACCGGACGAACAATCATTGTTCCTATGGATCACGGTGTTTCTGTAGGCCCGATTGACGGACTTGTAGATATGCGGAAAGCTGTCAGTAACATTGCAGAAGGTGGCGCAGACGCCGTACTGATGCACAAAGGGCTTGTTCGCTGCGGTCACCGTGCAGGCGGACGTGACGTTGGACTTATCGTTCATCTCTCAAGCTCAACGTCCCTTTCACCTACACCTAATGCTAAAATACTTACTGCAACCGTTGAAGATGCAATTAAACACGGTGCAGACGGTGTATCCGTTCACGTTAACCTAGGCGATGAAACAGAAAGCCAAATGCTGGCAGACCTCGGCAAAGTGTCCGCGATTGCAAACGAATGGGGCATCCCGCTTCTCGCAATGATGTACGCCCGTGGCAAACACATCCACAATTCTTACGACGCCACACACATCGCCCATTGTGCCCGTGTTGCGGTAGAATTAGGCGCAGACATCGTCAAAGTTTCCTACCCTGGCGATATTGACTCTTTCTCCCATGTTGTTGAAGCGTGCTGTGTACCTGTCGTTATCGCCGGTGGCGAAAAAATGAACTCCACCCGCGAATTCATCACCATGGTTCACGACTCTGTTCGCGCTGGCGGTGCCGGTCTTTCAGTCGGTCGTAACGTCTTCCAGCACAAAAACAGTGCAATGCTCGTTAAAGCGCTCCGCGGCGTAGTGCATGAAGACTGGGATGTTGAGCAGGCAATGGAACTCGTAGGAAACGATTAA
- a CDS encoding 3-dehydroquinate synthase II family protein, with translation MKKVLFASVPFNKDHVTLALESGVDGIIVPEKEMAGVASLSLCTVLAAESMPVITLTEKSVEEEAVERLKKGEQVIIGHGWEIIPIENLLAQSDNVLVEANTVEEAHLAFGILERGVEGVVVTADGITQLKQIIAQCKLSMGTLDLVPATVTEVRPSGLGHRVCVDTLSILKRGQGMLVGNSSAFTFLVHAETENNEYVAARPFRINAGAVHAYTQLPHDKTTYLEELSSGDEVLIVNHDGTTSTAIVGRCKTEVRPMLLIKAEVNGVEGAVFLQNAETIRVVDTKGNPISVVNVKKGDEILVRTDIAGRHFGMRIEEDIKED, from the coding sequence ATGAAAAAAGTTCTCTTCGCAAGCGTACCGTTCAATAAAGATCACGTCACCCTCGCTCTGGAATCTGGCGTTGATGGCATTATCGTACCAGAAAAAGAAATGGCCGGAGTAGCCAGCCTGTCCCTCTGCACTGTACTCGCAGCAGAGTCTATGCCTGTCATTACGCTTACTGAAAAAAGTGTTGAAGAAGAGGCAGTAGAACGTCTGAAAAAAGGCGAGCAAGTCATTATCGGTCACGGATGGGAAATTATCCCGATTGAAAATTTATTAGCGCAGTCTGACAACGTGCTGGTTGAAGCCAACACAGTCGAAGAAGCGCACCTTGCTTTCGGCATTCTTGAAAGAGGCGTAGAAGGCGTGGTTGTAACCGCAGATGGAATTACTCAATTGAAGCAGATTATAGCACAATGCAAACTTTCCATGGGCACTTTAGACCTTGTTCCGGCAACAGTTACCGAGGTTCGTCCCTCCGGCTTAGGCCACCGAGTTTGTGTTGACACACTCTCCATCCTCAAGAGAGGTCAGGGTATGCTCGTCGGTAATTCTTCAGCCTTTACCTTCCTCGTCCACGCAGAAACCGAAAACAATGAGTACGTAGCTGCCCGCCCGTTCCGTATCAATGCCGGTGCAGTGCATGCGTATACACAGCTTCCGCACGATAAAACAACATACCTTGAAGAACTTTCTTCCGGCGACGAAGTGCTCATCGTCAACCACGACGGAACAACTTCCACCGCAATCGTAGGACGCTGCAAAACAGAAGTACGTCCTATGCTGCTCATTAAAGCCGAAGTAAACGGGGTTGAAGGCGCAGTGTTCCTGCAGAATGCGGAAACCATTCGCGTAGTTGACACAAAAGGCAACCCGATCAGCGTTGTTAACGTAAAGAAAGGCGACGAAATTCTCGTTCGTACCGACATTGCGGGTCGTCATTTCGGCATGCGAATCGAAGAAGATATCAAGGAAGACTAA
- the pheA gene encoding prephenate dehydratase, with protein sequence MSEQKKVDTPATTGADTDNSVDNLPRLKEVRKEIDATDIELLELLNRRASLSLEVGQLKRGTQDVVFKPFREKEVLDNLRSNNQGPIPIEHLRFIYREIFSSSRALQRPQRVAYLGPEGTFSYFAGVKFLGRSVDYIPQKDLNAVFSAVVNKECELGVIPLENSLHGSVGQSLDLFMEYDLYIKAELFCRISHSLLTREKLLADIHTVYSHPQPLGQCSHWLRATLPNARIIPTESTAAAARRVQEEEGAAAIGHGSLADLLKLNVLAEHIEDMQDNWTRFVIIGSKPSDGEGQDKTSLLFTVPDKPGALAKVLNIMAREGLNMKKLESRPMRGEKWRYVFFVDIESDLSTEEYEQLLTELHTECQSLRILGSYPAGQYMDFTKGSDIATVTDKQNK encoded by the coding sequence ATGTCTGAACAAAAGAAAGTAGACACACCTGCAACAACAGGTGCCGATACAGATAACAGCGTAGATAATCTGCCACGCCTCAAAGAGGTTCGCAAAGAAATTGACGCAACAGACATTGAGCTTCTTGAATTACTCAACCGGCGGGCCTCTCTTTCTCTGGAAGTTGGCCAGCTGAAACGCGGTACACAAGATGTCGTATTTAAACCGTTCCGCGAAAAGGAAGTGCTCGATAACCTTCGTTCCAATAATCAGGGGCCTATACCTATTGAGCATCTGCGTTTTATCTACCGCGAAATATTCTCCTCCTCCCGAGCATTGCAGCGACCTCAACGAGTTGCTTATCTCGGGCCGGAAGGAACCTTTTCCTACTTTGCAGGAGTCAAGTTTCTGGGTCGTTCGGTAGATTACATACCGCAAAAAGACCTTAATGCTGTATTCAGTGCTGTTGTTAACAAAGAATGTGAGCTGGGAGTAATCCCGCTTGAAAATTCTCTACACGGCTCAGTCGGGCAAAGTCTTGACCTTTTCATGGAGTATGATCTTTACATAAAGGCTGAACTTTTCTGCCGCATCAGCCACAGCCTGCTTACCCGTGAAAAACTGCTTGCAGATATTCACACCGTATACTCACATCCGCAACCGTTGGGACAATGCTCCCACTGGCTACGCGCAACATTACCGAACGCGCGCATTATCCCGACAGAAAGTACCGCAGCAGCGGCGCGCCGGGTTCAGGAAGAAGAAGGTGCAGCAGCCATCGGACACGGCAGCCTTGCGGACTTACTCAAGCTAAATGTTCTTGCTGAACACATTGAAGACATGCAGGACAACTGGACACGCTTCGTCATCATCGGATCCAAGCCGAGCGACGGAGAAGGACAGGACAAAACATCCCTGCTCTTTACCGTACCGGATAAACCGGGTGCCCTCGCAAAAGTGCTTAACATTATGGCACGCGAAGGATTAAACATGAAGAAGCTCGAATCGCGTCCGATGCGCGGCGAAAAATGGCGTTACGTCTTCTTTGTCGATATTGAAAGCGACCTTTCTACCGAAGAATACGAGCAACTTCTAACAGAATTGCATACAGAATGTCAGTCTCTGCGCATTCTTGGAAGTTACCCTGCCGGACAATATATGGACTTTACTAAAGGCAGCGATATTGCCACAGTAACGGATAAGCAGAATAAATAA
- the aroA gene encoding 3-phosphoshikimate 1-carboxyvinyltransferase, giving the protein MIAITAPASKSVSHRMIIGAAMAAGESIVSGVLESEDLARTIGIFNDCGARIYRQEAGVYSVTGCCGTPAGGIDEPVSCDVHESGTTCRLLTAVLAAGLGKFRIHGAPRMHERPIKELANALSSLTVNVTYEGAEGCPPVVLDTDGLKGSEVSISLEESSQYLSGLLLAAPSTRGLTINLVGNKAVSWPYVGLTLDAMEQFGITFSVEMLEDSEWIEKDWRTFETAVPNKTRFIVKPGMYRNGSYTVEGDWSNASYFLAAGTLGTEPVRIANLHANSLQGDKAMFTILQQMGATLEINDKNVIVHPSKLKGIDVDMGNCPDLVPTVAALAAYAEGSTTIRNVAHLRIKECDRLAAPATELRKAGIDTEVTEDGIIIRPDRKAITAPEGTVFKTYNDHRMAMSLSLLQFALGDIELDNKACVSKSFPTFWEEWEKVSPCRR; this is encoded by the coding sequence ATGATCGCTATCACCGCACCAGCTTCTAAATCAGTATCTCACCGTATGATCATCGGCGCCGCTATGGCAGCTGGAGAATCCATAGTGTCCGGAGTACTTGAAAGTGAAGATTTAGCCCGCACCATCGGTATCTTTAACGACTGCGGCGCAAGAATCTATCGGCAGGAAGCGGGCGTGTATAGCGTCACCGGTTGCTGCGGCACACCGGCGGGCGGAATAGATGAGCCTGTATCCTGTGACGTACATGAATCTGGAACAACATGCCGCCTATTAACGGCCGTTCTCGCAGCAGGGTTAGGTAAATTCCGCATCCACGGTGCGCCGCGCATGCATGAACGGCCTATAAAAGAGCTTGCAAATGCACTCTCAAGCCTTACAGTAAATGTTACATATGAAGGCGCAGAGGGGTGCCCCCCTGTAGTTTTGGACACAGACGGACTAAAAGGCAGCGAAGTTTCCATATCATTGGAAGAATCCAGTCAGTACCTCTCCGGCCTGCTGCTGGCAGCACCTTCCACACGTGGCCTGACTATTAATCTAGTCGGTAACAAAGCTGTGAGCTGGCCGTACGTGGGGCTTACGCTGGACGCAATGGAGCAGTTCGGCATCACCTTCAGCGTAGAAATGCTTGAAGATTCTGAATGGATTGAAAAAGACTGGCGCACATTTGAAACAGCTGTACCGAACAAAACCCGCTTCATTGTTAAACCAGGCATGTACCGAAATGGTTCCTACACTGTTGAAGGAGACTGGTCTAACGCATCATACTTCCTCGCAGCAGGTACGCTTGGTACTGAGCCAGTACGCATTGCCAATCTTCATGCGAATTCCTTGCAAGGTGACAAAGCGATGTTCACTATACTACAGCAGATGGGTGCCACTCTTGAAATAAATGACAAAAATGTCATTGTTCATCCTTCCAAATTGAAAGGAATTGATGTAGACATGGGGAACTGCCCAGACTTAGTTCCGACAGTTGCCGCACTTGCAGCATACGCAGAAGGTAGCACTACCATCCGCAACGTAGCGCATTTGCGGATTAAAGAGTGTGACCGTCTTGCCGCACCGGCAACAGAATTACGTAAAGCCGGTATCGACACTGAAGTCACAGAAGACGGAATAATTATCCGTCCTGATAGAAAAGCTATTACAGCGCCTGAAGGCACTGTATTTAAAACCTACAACGACCACCGTATGGCAATGAGTCTTTCATTACTCCAGTTCGCGCTCGGTGACATTGAGCTTGATAACAAAGCCTGTGTTTCTAAATCCTTCCCGACCTTCTGGGAAGAGTGGGAGAAAGTTTCACCATGCAGGAGATAG
- a CDS encoding prephenate dehydrogenase/arogenate dehydrogenase family protein yields MQEIDFTLKKVAVVGATGKMGAMFCPRFSKAGLEVAEIDQPLTDEVLEAGITDAQIVLVCVPAAVFNDVVKRVTAHMKPPQILADITSVKVQPMMQMQKAYTGPVVGTHPLFGPEPKADDVRVAITPSEGCDADSAHMVEELFTRIGCEPFCSSAEEHDKAAALIQSLNFVTSVSYLALLADKENVMPYLTPSFERRLKAAEKMITKDAELFEGLFEANPSSQDAVRSYRSILNIAAGGDINVIVERALWWWRFTDSSGEVHQ; encoded by the coding sequence ATGCAGGAGATAGACTTTACGCTCAAAAAAGTTGCCGTTGTAGGAGCTACAGGGAAAATGGGAGCCATGTTTTGCCCCCGCTTTTCCAAAGCTGGTCTGGAAGTAGCAGAAATTGACCAGCCGTTAACAGACGAAGTGTTAGAGGCAGGAATTACAGATGCACAAATAGTGCTGGTATGTGTTCCGGCAGCCGTATTTAACGATGTTGTGAAGCGCGTTACCGCGCATATGAAGCCGCCACAGATTTTGGCGGATATTACTTCAGTAAAGGTTCAACCCATGATGCAGATGCAGAAAGCATACACAGGTCCCGTTGTGGGGACACATCCTCTCTTCGGCCCAGAGCCGAAGGCTGATGATGTACGTGTTGCAATTACGCCTTCCGAAGGCTGTGATGCAGACTCTGCACACATGGTTGAAGAACTCTTCACACGTATCGGCTGTGAGCCGTTCTGTTCTTCAGCAGAAGAGCATGACAAAGCTGCTGCACTCATCCAAAGTTTAAATTTCGTTACGTCTGTTTCTTATCTTGCCCTTCTGGCAGATAAGGAAAACGTAATGCCGTACCTTACGCCGTCTTTTGAACGCCGCCTGAAAGCTGCCGAAAAAATGATCACCAAAGATGCAGAACTCTTTGAAGGCTTATTTGAAGCAAACCCAAGCTCTCAGGATGCTGTGCGCTCCTATCGTTCTATCCTTAATATTGCTGCTGGTGGCGACATCAACGTTATCGTTGAGCGCGCTCTATGGTGGTGGCGATTTACGGATTCCTCAGGAGAAGTGCATCAATAG